The Bombus huntii isolate Logan2020A chromosome 1, iyBomHunt1.1, whole genome shotgun sequence genome contains a region encoding:
- the LOC126866396 gene encoding breast cancer type 2 susceptibility protein homolog, translating into MLKYHQSKYFKSLIYINMHNKSDGFSFGFATASGNSIHVSERALSKAREFFNNEFKENDNSGQKFKAENEINTFNAQIPDVGFQTASGKCINVTNEALSKARELFNNELKESDNSEQKFKAENEINTFNAQIPDVGFQTASGKCINVTNEALSKARELFNNELKESDNSEQKFKAENEINTFNAQIPDVGFQTASGQRINVTSEALSKAKELFNNEFKENDNSGQKFKAENEINTFNARIPDVGFQTASGQRINVTNEALSKARELFNNELKESDNSEQKFKAENEINTFNARIPDVGFQTASGQRINVTSEALSKAKELFNNELKESDNSEQKFKAENGINTFNAQIPDVGFQTASGQRINVTSEALSKAKAMFQEEISKDFETILALPKPLQKRKIKDVDDSVSLINKAKSSQFKKLRFSNEFQVLKSTHRNSLNNEEKGNQNTSSVSMQVTLNCDVELKLKDNIMINITETSKKSDEIIDNYVISHEIASAVALLADEKDLDFTEQQISPKEIKENDETVSVPSSPVIGGQFIRKKRRSTGRRETTNTSKNKVDKLACLCNKADKFIDNVEKLNDDYASLNQYINKKDNCLTEKQDLTDKQDQYDSAVVNDFGDSQLMIDFINQSVTVLEKRLEAALEQEKQISMKQKSKPKPTISKLYFHRKSNTNNRISWKEISKGEKPILCTDEELVNRKLPPEILDLRADNATMYKFHCADFYGQNIVQNNIDGIKLEDGACLILDENGYVGITEIKRSFLASPGVDPNLLPIGWVENHYKWIVWKLASMDRIKLGYIILPRALTPARVMMELKYRYDREIDRSQRSALRKILEKDDVATKRMVLCVSSINKCDDSDIENKNQLKLSSQKLILTDGWYSIQASIDQAMMKHIISGKIKEGTKLLTYGSELLNCDQGCSPLEIAENVCLKLHTNSTRRARWDMKLGYTVPSGPMCTKLKTIYPNGGLIGKIKVIVARVYPMLYHEKTSTGESIFRNARCEEKASIIYEKECRSMIEAFYAKAEKYFHTGKCKSNLNTDSIDLAAVEWNEDCDRLFKEEFRSEQELKQLKNDCLMKQEKFRQKLESRLQENLPLPRQVTPLLKIRVIEEETNAILSVWSPSEEVIDILKEGNCISLCNVMPWAKRGNELLLTANRNTSFIQVNISDNSFRLRTYTALCEISKPTFTPAYGEFDTVGIIASIGNEPYGMKNFQAVYLAYPHADSVSSYLSILFWHGISSFGYAEILTVGSLVACGNLEWRRATSWNIPVAYCTERSIFTHNPRDSHLQEPLENLKRLITDISTYIDTCVVEISEKVQKKSMMRNNFNRDVSNENINANKQFNDHVYQEFQGRSLINNQLAKSVAIQKRLEKLQSYGEPSSLSPITLNNSSKRVSLEFQSPIQSRSGKCTKVHTALHARLTQNPT; encoded by the exons ATGCTTAAATATCATCAATCAAAAT attttaaaagtttaatatatataaatatgcataATAAAAGTGATGGTTTCTCATTTGGTTTTGCTACTGCCAGTGGTAATTCAATCCATGTGTCTGAGAGAGCTTTATCAAAAGCaagagaattttttaataatgagTTTAAAGAAAATGACAATTCTGGACAAAAATTCAAagctgaaaatgaaattaatacaTTTAATGCGCAAATACCAGATGTTGGATTTCAAACTGCAAGTGGTAAATGCATTAATGTGACCAATGAAGCACTATCAAAAGCAAGAGAACTTTTTAATAATGAGCTTAAAGAAAGTGACAACTCTGAACAAAAATTCAAagctgaaaatgaaattaatacaTTTAATGCGCAAATACCAGATGTTGGATTTCAAACTGCAAGTGGTAAATGCATTAATGTGACCAATGAAGCACTATCAAAAGCAAGAGAACTTTTTAATAATGAGCTTAAAGAAAGTGACAACTCTGAACAAAAATTCAAagctgaaaatgaaattaatacaTTTAATGCGCAAATACCAGATGTTGGATTTCAAACTGCAAGTGGTCAACGCATTAATGTGACCAGTGAAGCACTATCAAAAGCAAAAGAACTTTTTAATAATGAGTTTAAAGAAAATGACAATTCTGGACAAAAATTCAAagctgaaaatgaaattaatacaTTTAATGCACGAATACCAGATGTTGGATTTCAAACTGCAAGTGGTCAACGCATTAATGTGACCAATGAAGCACTATCAAAAGCAAGAGAACTTTTTAATAATGAGCTTAAAGAAAGTGACAACTCTGAACAAAAATTCAAagctgaaaatgaaattaatacaTTTAATGCACGAATACCAGATGTTGGATTTCAAACTGCAAGTGGTCAACGCATTAATGTGACCAGTGAAGCACTATCAAAAGCAAAAGAACTTTTTAATAATGAGCTTAAAGAAAGTGACAACTCTGAACAAAAATTCAAAGCTGAAAATGGAATTAATACATTTAATGCGCAAATACCAGATGTTGGATTTCAAACTGCAAGTGGTCAACGCATTAATGTGACCAGTGAAGCACTATCAAAAGCAAAAGCAATGTTTCAAGAAGAAATCTCCAAAGATTTTGAAACTATTCTTGCATTACCTAAACCATTGCAGAAGCGAAAAATTAAAGATGTAGATGACAGTGTATCTTTGATCAACAAAGCAAAATCTAGTCAGTTTAAAAAGTTACGATTTAGTAATGAGTTTCAAGTCTTAAAATCTACTCATAGAAACTCATTGAATaatgaagaaaaaggaaatcaaAACACATCTTCAGTATCTATGCAAGTAACTTTAAATTGTGATGTTGAActtaaattaaaagataatattatGATTAATATTACTGAAACAAGCAAGAAAAGTGATGAAATAATAGATAACTATGTAATTTCACATGAAATAGCTAGTGCAGTTGCACTTTTAGCTGATGAAAAGGATTTAGATTTCACGGAGCAACAAATATCTCCTAaggaaattaaagaaaatgatGAAACTGTAAGTGTTCCATCTAGCCCAGTAATAGGAGGACaatttattcgtaaaaagCGAAGGAGTACAGGTAGAAGAGAAACTACAAATACCTCAAAAAATAAAGTAGATAAGTTGGCATGTTTATGTAATAAAGCAGATAAATTTATAGATAATGTAGAAAAGTTAAATGATGATTATGCAAGTCTGAAccaatatataaataaaaaagataattgTTTAACAGAGAAGCAAGATTTAACAGATAAACAGGATCAGTATGACTCTGCAGTCGTTAATGATTTTGGTGACTCTCAATTAATGATAGACTTTATAAATCAATCTGTAACTGTATTAGAGAAACGTTTAGAAGCTGCTTTAGAACAA GAAAAACAAATTAGTATGAAGCAAAAAAGTAAGCCTAAACCAACAAtcagtaaattatattttcacagAAAGAGTAATACCAATAATCGTATATCATGGAAAGAAATTAGTAAGGGAGAAAAACCTATTCTATGTACAGATGAAGAG CTTGTTAACAGAAAATTACCACCTGAAATTTTGGATCTAAGAGCTGATAATGCGACAATGTATAAATTTCATTGTGCAGATTTTTATGG GCAAAATATTGTGCAAAATAATATTGATGGTATAAAATTGGAAGATGGAGCTTGTTTAATTTTGGATGAAAATGGTTATGTAGGAATaacagaaattaaaagatCTTTTTTAGCAAGTCCAGGTGTAGATCCTAACTTACTTCCCATTGGTTGGGTAGAAAATCATTACAAATGGATTGTATGGAAATTAGCATCAATGGATAGAATAAAACTAGGTTATATCATTCTACCAAG AGCTCTAACTCCTGCCAGGGTAATGATGGAATTGAAATATCGTTATGACAGGGAAATTGATAGATCTCAAAGATCGgctttaagaaaaatattagagAAAGATGATGTTGCAACCAAGAGAATGGTTTTATGTGTATCTTCTattaataaa TGTGATGATTCTGATATCgaaaacaaaaatcaattaaaattatcatcccaaaaattgatattaacAGATGGATGGTATAGTATTCAAGCTTCAATTGATCAGGCAATGATGAAACATATAATATCTGGCAAAATAAAAGAGggaacaaaattattaacatatGGATctgaattattaaattgtgATCAAGGATGCTCACCTTTGGAA ATTGCAGAGAATGTATGTTTAAAATTACATACAAATTCAACAAGAAGAGCAAGATGGGATATGAAGTTAGGGTATACAGTACCATCGGGACCAATGTGCACTAAATTAAAGACCATTTATCCAAATGGTGGCTTAATTGGGAAAATTAAAGTTATAGTTGCGAGGGTATATCCAATGTTATATCATGAGAAAACTTCAACAGGAGAATCTA TTTTTCGAAATGCTAGATGCGAAGAAAAAGCTAGCATTATCTATGAAAAGGAATGTCGGTCAATGATAGAAGCATTTTATGCTAAAgcagagaaatattttcatactGGAAAAtgcaaaagtaatttaaatacAGACAGTATCGATTTAGCAGCAGTTGAATGGAATGAAGATTGCGACAGATTATTTAAAGAG GAATTTCGTTCGGAACAAGAGCTAAAGCAATTAAAGAATGATTGTCTCATGAAACAGGAGAAATTTAGACAAAAATTAGAGTCTCGATTACAAGAAAACTTACCTCTACCGCGACAGGTTACACCTCTTTTAAAAATTCGCGTAATTGAGGAAGAAACAAATGCTATTCTTTCAGTTTGGTCTCCCAGCGAAGAAGttatagatattttaaaagaagGAAATTGTATATCACTTTGTAATGTTATGCCCTGGGCAAAAAG AGGTAATGAGTTGCTATTAACTGCAAATCGAAATACATCATTTATCCAAGTAAACATTTCTGATAATAGTTTTCGTCTGAGAACATATACAGCATTATGTGAAATAAGTAAGCCAACCTTCACTCCAGCTTATGGAGAATTTGATACAGTAGGAATTATTGCTTCTATTGGAAACGAACCCTAT GGTATGAAAAATTTTCAAGCTGTGTATTTAGCATATCCACATGCAGATTCTGTGTCTTCATATTTATCAATACTCTTTTGGCATGGGATATCTTCTTTTGGGTATGCAGAAATTTTGACTGTAGGATCTCTTGTTGCCTGTGGCAATTTAGAATGGCGTCGAGCTACATCATGGAATATACCAGTGGCATATTGCACAGAACGAAGTATTTTTACGCATAATCCTCGAGACAGTCACCTTCAGGAACctttagaaaatttaaaacgTTTGATAACG GATATTAGTACGTATATAGATACCTGTGTGGTAGAAATTTCGGAGAAAGTACAAAAGAAATCAATGATGAGAAATAATTTCAACAGAGATGTatcaaatgaaaatattaatgcTAACAAGCAATTTAATGATCATGTATATCAGGAATTCCAAGGAAggagtttaataaataatcaacTAGCAAAATCTGTTGCCATACAAAAACGGCTTGAAAAATTACAATCTTATGGTGAGCCATCTAGTCTATCCCCAATTACACTTAATAACAGCTCCAAGCGAGTATCATTGGAGTTTCAATCTCCCATACAATCAAGAAGTGGAAAATGTACA